One Bacillus amyloliquefaciens DSM 7 = ATCC 23350 DNA window includes the following coding sequences:
- a CDS encoding YlmC/YmxH family sporulation protein, translating into MRLSELSGKEIVDIKRAERLGVLGQTDLEINEQDGQITALLIPTVKWFGLRKQGHDIRVPWNHIQKIGSDMIILDVPGEITPPEE; encoded by the coding sequence ATGAGGCTCAGTGAACTGTCAGGTAAAGAAATTGTAGACATTAAACGGGCAGAGCGACTCGGCGTGCTCGGCCAGACCGATTTGGAAATTAATGAACAGGACGGACAAATTACCGCGCTGTTGATACCGACGGTAAAATGGTTCGGGTTGAGAAAACAAGGCCACGACATCCGTGTTCCCTGGAATCATATTCAAAAAATCGGGTCAGACATGATCATTTTAGATGTTCCCGGGGAGATCACTCCTCCAGAAGAGTAG
- the dpaA gene encoding dipicolinic acid synthetase subunit A, which translates to MLTGLTIAIIGGDARQLEIIRKLTEQHADIYLAGFDQLDDGFTGTVKCKIDEIPFPKIDSIILPVSATTGEGVVSTVFSNEEVVLKQSYLEQTPEHCVIYSGISNAYLEGIASEAGRKLVKLFERDDIAIFNSIPTVEGTIMMAIQHTDYTIHGSNVAVLGMGRTGMTIARTFAALGAKVKVGARSSSHLARISEMGLFPFQIEEITDHVNDIDICINTVPSLILNQRVLSRMTPRTLILDLASRPGGTDFKYAEKQGIKALLAPGLPGIVAPKTAGQIIANVLSKLLADLKKEGR; encoded by the coding sequence ATGTTAACCGGATTGACAATTGCGATCATTGGCGGTGACGCAAGACAGCTTGAGATTATAAGAAAACTGACAGAACAGCATGCCGATATTTATCTTGCAGGGTTTGACCAATTGGATGACGGTTTTACGGGAACCGTCAAATGCAAAATTGATGAGATTCCATTTCCGAAAATAGACAGTATCATCCTGCCTGTATCGGCAACGACCGGAGAAGGCGTTGTTTCCACGGTTTTTTCAAATGAAGAAGTGGTATTAAAGCAAAGCTATCTCGAGCAGACACCGGAGCATTGCGTTATTTATTCCGGCATCTCTAACGCATACCTCGAGGGCATCGCCAGCGAAGCCGGCCGCAAGCTTGTTAAATTATTTGAGCGGGACGACATCGCGATATTCAACTCGATTCCCACTGTCGAAGGTACAATCATGATGGCGATTCAGCATACGGATTATACCATTCACGGGTCAAATGTCGCCGTTCTCGGCATGGGGCGCACCGGTATGACAATCGCCCGGACGTTTGCAGCGTTAGGGGCGAAGGTAAAAGTGGGAGCGCGGAGTTCGTCTCATTTGGCCCGTATATCGGAAATGGGGCTTTTTCCTTTTCAAATTGAAGAGATTACTGATCATGTAAATGATATCGATATCTGCATTAACACCGTACCGAGCCTGATTCTGAATCAAAGGGTTTTATCGCGTATGACGCCGAGGACCTTGATTTTGGATTTAGCATCCCGTCCGGGCGGAACGGATTTCAAATATGCTGAAAAGCAAGGCATTAAAGCGCTGCTTGCTCCGGGGCTTCCGGGGATTGTGGCTCCGAAAACAGCGGGACAGATTATTGCGAACGTACTGAGCAAGCTTTTGGCAGACTTAAAGAAAGAGGGGAGATAG
- the dpaB gene encoding dipicolinate synthase subunit B has translation MSLKGKRIGFGLTGSHCTYEEVFPQIEALVSQGAEVRPIVTSTVQSTDTRFGEGEDWVRKIEEATGFEVIDSIVKAEPLGPKLPLDCMVIAPLTGNSMSKLANAMTDSPVLMAAKATIRNSRPVVLGISTNDGLGLNGTNLMRLMSAKHIFFIPFGQDDHVKKPTSLVARMDLLPITVEKALLHQQVQPVLVQHQE, from the coding sequence ATGTCTTTGAAAGGGAAAAGAATCGGATTCGGATTAACCGGCTCTCATTGCACATATGAAGAGGTTTTTCCGCAAATAGAAGCGCTTGTCAGTCAGGGGGCTGAAGTCCGGCCGATTGTGACGTCGACGGTCCAATCGACCGATACGCGCTTTGGAGAGGGGGAAGATTGGGTCAGAAAAATTGAAGAAGCAACAGGTTTTGAGGTCATTGATTCCATCGTAAAAGCGGAGCCTCTCGGGCCGAAACTTCCGCTCGACTGCATGGTCATCGCCCCCTTAACCGGAAACTCAATGAGCAAGCTCGCAAATGCGATGACTGACAGCCCTGTCCTTATGGCGGCGAAAGCCACGATCCGCAACAGCCGGCCGGTCGTGCTCGGAATTTCGACAAATGACGGCCTTGGTTTAAACGGAACGAATTTAATGAGGCTGATGTCCGCAAAACATATATTTTTCATCCCGTTCGGCCAGGATGACCATGTGAAAAAACCGACATCGCTTGTCGCCAGAATGGATCTCCTTCCGATTACGGTGGAAAAAGCTCTTTTGCATCAGCAGGTTCAGCCGGTGCTCGTACAGCATCAAGAATAA